GACGAGATTACGCACGCCGAGACCATTGTAGGTTTCGGGAAGTGTTATCCCGTTCTTCCCGACATAACGGACCTTGGTGTGATCGCTTAGCAATCTCTCGACGTCAAAGCTCGTCTCAGTGATGAGTCCTGGATCAGCCAGTCCGGGGTAGCCGAACAGTTCGAAGGTGGGCAGCAGCGATGTAAGCTTGACATTGAAGTCGCTGTGCAGATCGCTTTGAATGTCTTCGACAGCGATTTTCAACTGCTCGGCGGTAGTCCGTTTTTCAGGGTCGATCGGATCGCTTAGTGCCGACTGAAAAAGTATTTCTACGACTTTTCCAAGAACATCTCGTTCGCGTTTCGTGTCATCACCCAATCCACGTTGCGCATTGATGAAGCCGCCTTGTACTATAGAAGTGAGCACTTTCGTTTCGAGAGGCTTCCTATTCGTGGGATCGTTAGGATCAATCGCTTCTAAAGTCGAGATGTAGGCGGCAGAAACCCGCGCTCCCAGAGCACGGAAAAGCGCACTTCTGGCAACCTCTGCATCTTCTTCTGATGCAGGGAGATCGGCGAAGAGAAATGTAGTTGCGTCGGGTCGAGGGCCAAAAGTCAGGACAAGACGCGCATATGTACAATCTGGATTTAGGTCGATGATGCAGTCGCCCAATGCTCCAAGGTCCGGCATGTCAACGTCGTACGAAACATCAATTATTACACGAATGACGGGAAGTGTATCCAGTACGTCTGAAACCTCCGCTCCGGCGCTGAGCGCCTCAAAAGCGTTCCAGAACTTCTCGTGACAGCCGAGAGAAAAATCTTCGAGACGGAAGGTGAGAGTCTTTTCTGAGAGGAGCCGGCGGAAAAGCTCTGCAATAGATGTTTTGCCACTATTGTTTCGCCCCACGATCAGCGTGGTTCTATCTTCGAAACCAATCTCGACATCCTGCAGCAATCGGAAGTTTTCTATCTTCACATTGTGTAGCTTCAATTTTCACGCCCCCAAATATAATGCCGCGGTCTAATCGTTGGTGCTGTTGTTATATTTCATCAAAAGCCCGACGCGGGTGGATGCAAATAGTATGTTTACATGGCTCTAACTTCTTCTGAAGTGGTGAATTGTCAGTGTCTATAAACTTCTTTCAAAAATGATCGTGCCGCCTGCAGGCTTATCGCAAAACTGATCTCATCATCGGAATATCTGCCATGGGAGGATTACTGTCTTCCTTACAATGGATCATGGCGTAAGTGATGATCTTCCAATCCTGTCTTTTTCTTGCCTGTGCCAAATCGACTTGCCAAATTTCCACCCTGCGGTCTGTGGCGGTATAGTGCCATGTCGTTGGCGGCGCGCGCTTCCGTCCAGGATAGAGAAGTATGACACGGCTTGCATTGTAGGCAGCCCCATAGGACGCGAGCTGGTAAAGATCGGCTTGGCTCACATTTGGCGTAGAGCCGGGCTGTTCGCCCAGATCTTTCCATTTCGTATCAATGATCAACGGGCCATTAGGCGTGTCAATTACGATGTCTGGGATCAACGGGTAGGCCCCATGCTGCAACAGGGTGTACTGTCGGCGCTGAACTGACACCGATCCTGGCGGAAGAACCCGTTGCAGCCAGCGGGCAACATACCGTTCAAACAGCAGGTTCATCGGAAAGAGCAACGAAATGCCCGCGCCGTGTCCGGAACTCGTGTTTTGCCACTCTGCTTCCAGCAGCATACGCGCAAGCATATGCGCCTGACGAAAGCGCTCATTCATCCGGTTCCAAACGATACGCTCTCTCAGTGGGGCGGGGCTGGCGGGAATGTCGGCGAAGCGCCCTGTCAGGTTGGCGATCCGGCGGCGCAGAGGCTCGGAGCGCACAAAGGAGATGATGCGCAACAGGCTGGTCTTGAACAGCCGGTTGAGCGGCGTGTTCTCAGAAAACTCGTCAAACCGGCAATGCAGACGGGAAGGATCAACCGAGCGGCGAACGATCTGCTGCCTCACATCGAGCACCCCTCGCAGTTTAGGCAAAACATCGTCCTCAGGCACATAGTCGCGCGTCAGACCGGATTTCGCCTGTTCCGCAAGGCGGGTGACAAACAGATTGATAAAGGCTTCGAGGAGGTCGCTCTCCTGTGTGCCCATCTGCGCGATCTGCCCTTCTGAAAGCGGAATGTCGAAGGCGACCGCAATCATCCGCACAAGGGTTGCTCGCAATTCACCGTCCTCGTCGGTGAGCTTGGGCAGGATTTCCAAACTTGTCCCTGGAACGGAAATAATGCCGCAAACCTGCTTGGTTTCCAGCTTCTGAAAGCCGCGCGCCAGTACGCCGTTCTCAGCCACGCCGAGCCTGCGGGCAGCCGTGATAGCGGCAAGATGCAGTTGCTCGGCTTGTCCTTCGTTGATTCCGTCGGGGCCAATGGGCAGGGAGGACCATTCCGGCAGAGAGTAATGGCTTTTCTTTTTGGGCATTATTCCTGTCCCAGAAGAGCCATATAAGCTGCTTCAGGGTATGCTCCTTCTTCCCGAAAGATATCGGAATAGCGATACCGATCTTCAGCAAATCCCTCAGCCCCCTTGGGAACCGGAATAGGGGTTCGATTCAGAAAGCCGTCGCCGCCACCCAGAACAATGCGAACCCGTTCAATGTCGTCATGGAAATACTCACGCAGCAGCGGGATGACCTTGAACGCCATGACGCGATCGAGTTCGGCT
This sequence is a window from Paracoccus aerodenitrificans. Protein-coding genes within it:
- a CDS encoding McrC family protein; protein product: MPKKKSHYSLPEWSSLPIGPDGINEGQAEQLHLAAITAARRLGVAENGVLARGFQKLETKQVCGIISVPGTSLEILPKLTDEDGELRATLVRMIAVAFDIPLSEGQIAQMGTQESDLLEAFINLFVTRLAEQAKSGLTRDYVPEDDVLPKLRGVLDVRQQIVRRSVDPSRLHCRFDEFSENTPLNRLFKTSLLRIISFVRSEPLRRRIANLTGRFADIPASPAPLRERIVWNRMNERFRQAHMLARMLLEAEWQNTSSGHGAGISLLFPMNLLFERYVARWLQRVLPPGSVSVQRRQYTLLQHGAYPLIPDIVIDTPNGPLIIDTKWKDLGEQPGSTPNVSQADLYQLASYGAAYNASRVILLYPGRKRAPPTTWHYTATDRRVEIWQVDLAQARKRQDWKIITYAMIHCKEDSNPPMADIPMMRSVLR